The Populus alba chromosome 6, ASM523922v2, whole genome shotgun sequence genomic interval gaataaataaagaaaaacaataaaattatttcccTCCAAAAAGACAACTGAATAATTAGGCTGCTTCAAAGCAACCCAGAATCTCAGGCTTTCGGCAAAGGTCTGCTTGAATGTTGGTAAGAAGGCCCACTGATTATGATGATGTAGCTTGGATACTGCGGAAAAAACAGCTTCGATGGGCCAGTCATCAACAAAAAGTTTATGGGCCGGGCTTCAAGCCCTTTCACATGCTTCGCTCCAAAGATAAGTCCAGGCAGTTGCTGGTAGAAAAAGTACTTGGAAGTCTTGGATGAGGCAATTGCTTACAAGTTTCAGGCCGAGTACCGTAGATCTTTTACCATTATATGacagtttgataaaaaaaaaattaagaaaaatgagacgggttataaaaatattagaaaaatatcatcttcaaacacaattgttattgaaaatattatttatttttaattcatgtctttcaaaataattaacatatacAAAAAGCTAAGATTATGTGAAGATGTTATgtctaaaaataaagattcaaaatataatagctAAAAAAGAAATAGGAGATAAGATTAAGGTGATGcggtatgagaaaaaaaatgggaagaaaaaaaaaagggttattaGAAAcattgagattttgtttttttcttacctaatattattagaaaaatcttAATGAGACACTTATAACTATACTTTAAAAGACTATCGAATGAGAtcgtaattaattaaagaatttatttgAGATTGATTTAGACTTAATTATGACCtcatttaatgatttttcaatatataataaGAATTTTGTTAtcgatatttttctaataacaacTATTGTGTCAAAAATAGGATCCTAATATATCCtcaaagacattttttttattattattatcatttctctctcctactatgttactttttatttcatctttctttcttgacctgtttagattaattaatttacaaatgATATACAAAATGACTAAACAGCCAATAAAAAtcacattgaaaaatataatcatgttagaaaatgttatttttcaaatatttctcTAACGTATTTCATTATCCTAGAAATTTTAACAAACTTCAAGTACCATGAGGAGAGAAGTGCCACGCATGGCATAGATTCCAAAGGTTGACTACCCcaatgatttgatttttctggCATATTCGATATcagagaaaagaaagatgagAAAGCCACAGCAAAAAAAGCATTAGCCATTACATCAATTGCATCCGAATCAAAGTTCACATTGCAAATATGGCATCCCAGAATGCATATGAAGTTGCATTTTAATTTCAACTAAGATCTCAATGGAACTTTCTTCTTACAGAATCGATGTTCATGCAGTTGGGGGAAGCAGGTGTCTATCAAGGGAAGTGCTAAATTGTACCACCATGCAGTGTTAGTTCTACTATACAAATTATAGTGGAAAAGGTTTTGACTGATCTTCATGGTTCCACTGGACTTGGAGGTTTGGAGCCTGACTCCAAGGACTCTTCTTCTGATAACCTACGGCTGAAAGGGGGCGGCGGGGGATCAACGGTTAATGTGCCTTCCAATACCTTCACCACCTCGCCCATCGAAGGTCTCATATGTTCATTTGTTTGAAGACACCAAAATGCAATTCGTAACAGTCGCTCTAGCTCCTTTAAATCCACCCCGTCGTCAAGTCTTTTATCAACCACCCCCTCTGGACGCCGCTGGAACAATTCCTCATAGATCCATTCCCAGGCATCCTTGACTTCTGGACGCCCGGTTATCAATATCAGCACCATCTTGCCAAAATCCTCCACATCTTTCTCTCCACCATATGATGCCTCGAGATGAGCTGTTCCCAGCCCGAATTCACTGACCTTGGGCTCGTAATTTTTATCCAGGACTACATTTGAACATTTCAAATTTCCGTGGCTTATAAACTCCCTGCATCCTGTATGCAGATAACAAATGGCCCTTGCCACAGTTATGCATATGTCAACTCTCCTTTTCCAAGTCAGTCTCTGACTCAACTCATCGTCTTCTATATATTTATCCACAGAACCGTTTTTGACGTATTCATAGACCAGATATCTATGACCTAACTCAAAGCAATAGCCATCAAGCCTCACCAGGTTTTTGTGATGTATACTTCCTATCTTTGAAACAACAGCTCGAAACTTCCTTTCTTCAATAGCGTTTTCAAGGTCTTTCACTGCTACTGGCTGATGGTTTGGAAGCTCACCTCTATACATACCTGGCCCTATCTGGTGCTTGAAATTCCCTGTGATGTCCTTGATTTCTGTAAATGGTAACATCATCAAACCCTTTGAGTTCCAGCCCGGGTAAGCTAAAGCAGCTTTCCTCAAAATCTGATATCTTCTTCTATAGATGAAGTAGCCGATTCCTATCTGAACAatagcaaacaaaacaaatgtgACAGAGGCTGCTCCAATTACACAAGAAATGCACAACCCATGAGACCGTTTGACAGGAGATTGTGCTGGAGAAGATCTAAAGGCATGGGGATTAACTGCTATGGGGTCTGAGCATTTCTTAACAAAAGATATCGAACTTAAAGAGGGGTTTTGATGCCCAGAGAAGTATGGACTTGTCTTCACCCGGCACTGAGCAGTTCCGTCATTTGTGAAGGTTGCAGCTGCACAAGACGGGTCCTGTATGCACAACTCTTTACATTGCTGTAAACTAGTAATGGTGATTGATTCATTTGGTGGGTAAATCCCATACAGAAAAGTATGCTCATAAGTATCCATACTGTAATTAGACTCACAATTGAGTGCAAAACATTTCGAGCTGGGAGAAGATGCTGTCTTGAAAGGGCATTGGCATTCGGGAGATCCCGATGCATTGAAAACACAGATGCCATGCTCGCCACAGGTTGCAAAAACATTGCACTGATTTTCAACAGCTTGCCAAACTGATCTCCATGACGCTGTAGCTTCTACCCATGAGTACATCCGCAGATTACCATCAATGTCTAATTTAAGTAACCGAAAATTTACACTGTCATTGTGGTCTTCCCCAAAAACAGACCAAACGGGTTCCTGATTGTGGTCCACAAGTTGCAGGACT includes:
- the LOC118032526 gene encoding G-type lectin S-receptor-like serine/threonine-protein kinase SD3-1; its protein translation is MLEQGNFLFNSPFLPCVFFWFFLFPVVASQIPLGSKLSVEENNLWVSPRGDFAIGFVNRSDQPYQYSVGIRFNSKSIPVPKQTVVWVAGADVTVGNKSYFQLSQNGELVLVDSLKGVTVWTSNTSELAVVSALLRDDGNLFLLNRKQEVVWQSFDNPSDTLLPGQNLPVHKTLRAASRNSVSSYYSLYMNASGQLQLKWESDVIYWSSYWSRGNPSSSNLGAVLTSGGVLQLVDHNQEPVWSVFGEDHNDSVNFRLLKLDIDGNLRMYSWVEATASWRSVWQAVENQCNVFATCGEHGICVFNASGSPECQCPFKTASSPSSKCFALNCESNYSMDTYEHTFLYGIYPPNESITITSLQQCKELCIQDPSCAAATFTNDGTAQCRVKTSPYFSGHQNPSLSSISFVKKCSDPIAVNPHAFRSSPAQSPVKRSHGLCISCVIGAASVTFVLFAIVQIGIGYFIYRRRYQILRKAALAYPGWNSKGLMMLPFTEIKDITGNFKHQIGPGMYRGELPNHQPVAVKDLENAIEERKFRAVVSKIGSIHHKNLVRLDGYCFELGHRYLVYEYVKNGSVDKYIEDDELSQRLTWKRRVDICITVARAICYLHTGCREFISHGNLKCSNVVLDKNYEPKVSEFGLGTAHLEASYGGEKDVEDFGKMVLILITGRPEVKDAWEWIYEELFQRRPEGVVDKRLDDGVDLKELERLLRIAFWCLQTNEHMRPSMGEVVKVLEGTLTVDPPPPPFSRRLSEEESLESGSKPPSPVEP